In one window of Desulfonatronospira thiodismutans ASO3-1 DNA:
- a CDS encoding IS4/Tn5 family transposase DNA-binding protein — translation MYISGQYFSKDTLNWVQATINEQPSMSMRELSRLVCQKLDWRAANGNLCQVSCRKTLAELNRRNILELPQKEQFYDFQQKKAASNNFEPPNVDCTLDQLGEVNVYPVASRYSKDSKLFFHLLEQYHYLGNGSLCGAQMRYLIHSSTYGHLGALAFDSASWAVKARDKYIGWSEAARRTNLHQVLRNARFLILPTVQVCNLASYVLSIALARLPQDWEQRYNIRPVLVETFVDPGRFSGTCYKADNWTLLDNQTAGRRDGVPKNIFLKPLCSNWREVLCREPQKKLGEIPLPEEPENWAEYEFGAIRLYDDRLKQRLFNIAQDFFADPEGDIPKASGSKARTMGAYRFFQNPRINMDVILDAHKEATVERIKEHPVVLAPQDTTTLNYSAHPMTSDLGPICTSEDTLIGLLLHDTLAFTEEGIPLGVLDAQCWARDPEDEKKRERRKELPIEQKESIKWLRSLKKSAKFKNSARIPSW, via the coding sequence CAGCGGTCAATATTTCTCCAAGGATACGTTGAATTGGGTCCAGGCAACGATCAACGAGCAGCCTTCCATGTCCATGCGCGAACTCTCAAGGCTTGTTTGCCAAAAGCTGGACTGGAGAGCCGCCAATGGAAATCTTTGCCAGGTAAGCTGTCGAAAAACTCTGGCTGAACTCAACCGGAGAAACATCCTTGAGCTTCCCCAGAAAGAACAGTTTTATGATTTTCAACAAAAAAAGGCTGCCAGCAATAATTTTGAGCCTCCAAACGTAGATTGTACACTGGACCAGTTGGGTGAAGTCAATGTCTATCCGGTAGCAAGCCGGTACAGCAAAGATTCCAAGCTCTTTTTCCACCTGCTGGAACAATACCATTACCTGGGCAACGGTTCTTTGTGCGGGGCACAAATGAGATATCTTATACACAGCTCCACCTATGGCCACCTTGGTGCCCTGGCCTTTGATTCAGCTTCCTGGGCAGTCAAAGCCAGAGATAAGTATATCGGCTGGAGTGAAGCCGCCCGAAGAACAAATTTGCATCAGGTGCTTAGAAACGCCAGATTTTTAATTCTGCCTACGGTCCAGGTTTGTAATCTGGCCTCCTACGTTTTATCCATAGCCCTGGCCAGGCTGCCCCAGGACTGGGAACAACGATACAATATACGCCCCGTTCTGGTAGAGACCTTTGTTGATCCAGGCAGGTTTTCCGGCACATGTTACAAAGCTGACAACTGGACTTTACTGGACAACCAGACCGCCGGTCGCAGAGACGGAGTTCCAAAAAATATTTTTCTCAAGCCTTTGTGTTCCAACTGGCGTGAAGTTCTTTGCCGTGAACCTCAAAAGAAATTAGGCGAAATTCCTCTTCCGGAAGAACCAGAAAACTGGGCTGAATACGAGTTCGGGGCCATTCGCCTTTACGATGATCGTCTAAAGCAACGACTTTTTAACATTGCCCAGGATTTTTTTGCAGACCCTGAAGGTGATATACCAAAAGCCAGCGGTTCCAAGGCCCGGACAATGGGAGCCTACAGGTTTTTTCAAAACCCCAGGATAAATATGGATGTAATACTTGACGCTCACAAAGAGGCCACAGTTGAACGTATCAAAGAACATCCCGTGGTCCTTGCTCCTCAGGATACCACGACCTTGAACTATAGTGCGCATCCCATGACCAGTGACCTGGGGCCTATATGTACCAGTGAGGATACCCTCATCGGCCTACTCCTGCACGACACACTGGCCTTTACAGAAGAAGGCATACCCCTGGGTGTTCTGGATGCCCAGTGTTGGGCCAGAGATCCAGAGGATGAAAAGAAAAGAGAACGGCGTAAAGAACTGCCCATAGAGCAAAAAGAAAGCATTAAATGGCTTCGCAGTTTGAAAAAGTCTGCGAAGTTCAAAAACTCTGCCCGGATACCAAGCTGGTAA